TCGAATGCAGTACATTTATCGAGTGTTGAAACTTTGGTTTTAGACGAAGCTGATAAGATGCTCAGTCTTGGTTTTAAGGATGAGATGAATCGTATTTTTGCTCTTCTACCAAAAAAACGCCAAAATTTATTGTTTTCGGCCACTTTAAGCGAAGATGTCAACAATATCAACCAAATATTGTTGCACAATCCATTAGTGATAAAAATTGAATCTGAAGAAGATAATATTGACCTAATTGATCAGTCGGCATATTTTGTTTCTGAAGAAAAAAAAGGGCCTTTATTGCGATATCTAATTAAGCAGGAAAATCTAAATCAGGTTTTAGTTTTTACCTCATCGGTTTACAAAGCAGACAACGTAGCCGATAAACTTCGTAAAAATGGAATTGATGCTAGCGCCATACACAGCAAAAAAAGCCAGACTGCACGTAAAGAAGCTCTAAGCCAGTTCAAATCAGGAAAATTAAAAGTATTAATTGCAACAGATCTGCTTTCGCGTGGTATTGACATAGAATTTTTACCTTATGTTATCAACTACGAATTACCCCGTTCTCCAAAAGATTATATTCACCGTATTGGTAGAACAGGAAGAGCTGAATCTCATGGAAAAGCAATATCATTTATTACTCCGGAAGATAAACATCATTTCAGAGTAATTCAGAAAAAAATGGGCAAATGGGTTACTATGATCGATTCTGATAATTTAGACTTATAGAATCGACAACGAAAACACATATCGCAAAATAATCCATATAGACATGGATGCATTTTTTGCTTCCGTTGAGCAGATGGACAATCCGGAATTGATGGGAAAACCGGTTGCTGTTGGCGGAGGAAGCGAGAGAGGTGTAGTTGCAGCTGCGAGCTATGAGGCTCGAAAATTTGGAGTCCGTTCGGCAATGGCAGGCAAACTGGCAAAGAAACTTTGTCCCGGAATTATTTTTGTAAAGTCGAGGCACGACAGATATCGCGAAATTTCGAAACAAATAAGGGAGATATTTCATCAATACACCGACTTAGTAGAACCTCTTTCGTTAGATGAAGCTTTTCTGGATGTAACAGAGAATAAAAAACAATTAAAATCGGCTACGTTAATTGCGGAGGAGATAAGAAGTAAGATAAAAAATGAGGTTGGTTTAACGGCTTCTGCCGGAATTTCCGTAAACAAATTTATTGCAAAAGTTGCATCGGATATGAATAAGCCTAA
The Bacteroidota bacterium DNA segment above includes these coding regions:
- a CDS encoding DEAD/DEAH box helicase, whose protein sequence is MSFTSLGLSPSLVKALADKKFKQPYPIQKQAIPAILREKDVLGIAKTGSGKTASYALPILMNTRVGKSSKNRHVSSLILVPTRELSIQVNEVFQAFSYALPDRIKTLAVYGGVSVNPQMMALQNVNILVATPGRLLELIESNAVHLSSVETLVLDEADKMLSLGFKDEMNRIFALLPKKRQNLLFSATLSEDVNNINQILLHNPLVIKIESEEDNIDLIDQSAYFVSEEKKGPLLRYLIKQENLNQVLVFTSSVYKADNVADKLRKNGIDASAIHSKKSQTARKEALSQFKSGKLKVLIATDLLSRGIDIEFLPYVINYELPRSPKDYIHRIGRTGRAESHGKAISFITPEDKHHFRVIQKKMGKWVTMIDSDNLDL